In one window of Hevea brasiliensis isolate MT/VB/25A 57/8 chromosome 10, ASM3005281v1, whole genome shotgun sequence DNA:
- the LOC131169596 gene encoding deoxymugineic acid synthase 1-like, with the protein MSPVWLQRKLRELRKAKGIVVTAYSSLGAKGGRWGTNFAMDNVVLSEIAEAWGKTIAQVSLTLSLFSFFLLHYSLKRDCDIIDCVNNEHNSKNVKKVIRKSAGRSRKSVEGDGE; encoded by the coding sequence ATGAGCCCTGTCTGGCTACAAAGGAAACTCAGAGAACTCCGCAAGGCCAAAGGTATAGTTGTAACAGCTTATTCTTCCCTGGGAGCAAAAGGGGGTCGATGGGGCACTAATTTTGCAATGGACAATGTAGTGCTAAGTGAAATTGCAGAGGCTTGGGGAAAGACTATTGCTCAGGTTTCTCTTACATTAAGCTTGTTTAGTTTCTTTCTGTTACATTATTCATTGAAGAGGGATTGTGACATCATTGATTGTGTTAACAATGAGCATAACTCTAAGAACGTTAAAAAAGTGATCAGAAAATCTGCAGGAAGATCCAGAAAATCTGTAGAGGGTGATGGAGAATGA
- the LOC131169208 gene encoding non-functional NADPH-dependent codeinone reductase 2-like, translating to MDNAPETPKMTLASYYGHREMPVIGMGTAADPFDEATMKTAVLEAIKIGYRHFDTSPLYRSEKAVGEAIAEALRLGLIGSRDELFITSKLWCSDAHTDLVMPALKNSLRTLQLEYLDLYLIHWPISFKPGRLMFPVPKDELLPMDFKSVWAAMEECQQLGLTKAIGVSNFSCKKLEHLLAFATIPPAVNQVEMSPLWQQKKLREFCKANDIVVTAYSPLGAKGTRWGSSLVMDNEVLNEIAKTRGETVAQVCLRWAYEQGTSFVVKSYRKERLKENMNIFDWALLKDDHDKINQIPQQRLQPREELVSANGPYKSLEELWDGEI from the exons ATGGACAACGCACCAGAAACACCGAAAATGACGCTGGCTTCCTACTACGGCCACCGGGAAATGCCGGTAATAGGCATGGGGACAGCGGCGGACCCCTTCGATGAAGCCACGATGAAGACGGCGGTCCTGGAGGCGATAAAGATTGGCTACAGGCACTTTGACACTTCTCCACTGTACAGGTCAGAAAAAGCTGTGGGAGAAGCCATAGCTGAAGCGCTTAGACTTGGCCTTATTGGTTCTCGAGACGAGCTCTTCATCACTTCTAAGCTTTGGTGCTCCGATGCTCACACCGATCTTGTCATGCCTGCTCTAAAGAATTCCCTCAG GACTCTTCAACTGGAGTATCTAGACCTTTATTTGATCCACTGGCCCATCAGTTTTAAGCCTGGAAGATTGATGTTCCCAGTGCCTAAGGACGAGCTTCTGCCAATGGACTTCAAGTCTGTGTGGGCAGCCATGGAAGAGTGCCAACAGCTTGGCCTCACAAAGGCCATTGGAGTCAGCAACTTTTCTTGCAAGAAGCTTGAACACTTACTTGCCTTCGCTACTATCCCTCCTGCAGTAAatcaa GTGGAGATGAGCCCTCTCTGGCAACAGAAGAAGCTTAGAGAATTCTGCAAGGCTAATGACATAGTAGTGACTGCTTACTCTCCTCTAGGAGCAAAGGGGACTCGCTGGGGCAGCAGTTTAGTCATGGACAATGAAGTactaaatgagattgcaaagacTCGTGGCGAGACTGTTGCTCAG GTTTGTCTGCGATGGGCGTATGAGCAAGGAACAAGTTTTGTAGTTAAGAGCTATAGGAAAGAAAGACTGAAGGAGAATATGAACATCTTTGATTGGGCACTATTGAAGGATGATCATGACAAGATTAATCAAATCCCACAACAAAGATTACAACCTAGAGAAGAACTAGTTTCAGCTAATGGACCATACAAGTCCCTTGAAGAGCTATGGGATGGGGAGATTTAA
- the LOC110647754 gene encoding RING-H2 finger protein ATL39-like: MSNRNLHARVLDIESGIIIWDGDDHPSLSDAEEDIEAAAPTKPWLTVEELEKAFPTFAHGKTIERNVCAICFDKLKEGDKCRKLLPSCIHIFHKTCIDLWLSRHNSCPLCRAVLFL; this comes from the exons ATGTCAAACAG GAACCTTCATGCTCGAGTTCTCGATATTGAAAGCGGAATAATAATATGGGATGGCGATGATCATCCAAGTTTGTCAGACGCAGAGGAAGATATAGAGGCAGCTGCACCCACCAAACCATGGCTGACGGTAGAGGAGTTGGAAAAAGCATTCCCAACATTCGCTCATGGGAAAACCATAGAAAGGAATGTGTGTGCCATATGTTTCGATAAACTGAAAGAAGGAGACAAGTGTCGGAAACTTCTTCCTTCTTGCATTCACATTTTCCATAAAACTTGCATTGATCTTTGGCTTTCTAGGCATAATAGCTGCCCACTTTGCCGTGCCGTTTTGTTCTTGTAA
- the LOC131169685 gene encoding plant intracellular Ras-group-related LRR protein 3-like encodes MDPTQKEFPLLSFLLFHLDPNSHSPLPQELEQSLRTQFPHLNNPKVLSSLTQAIPTSFFQTQFLLKALGPRPDPDAVSTARIKMTQVQESGEVDKEVEIYKAVVRMEEMHEEYARQLREAEDRLVGIYRNAVGEFENDEVNGEVVAILKAAESGSVVENVDLSGRQLRLFPEAFGRLHGLLLLNLSHNQLEVIPDSIAGLVKLEELDVSSNLLVSLPDSVGLLRNLKVLNVSGNKLNALPESVALCSSLVDLDASFNNLMSLPTNIGYGLVNLERLSIQLNKIRFLPPSICEMKSLRYLDVHFNELRGLPLAIGRLTNLEVLNLSSNFSDLTELPETIGDLTNLTELNLSNNQIRALPHTFGRLENLNKLNLDENPLIIPPKEIVHKGVQAIREFMQKGWLNMLAEEQQRTMQESNQQQAQTGWLAWGTSMLNNFVSGVSESVSGYIGGTKAPRDPYLDQQL; translated from the exons ATGGATCCAACCCAGAAGGAATTTCCACTCCTCTCCTTTCTCCTGTTCCATCTTGATCCCAATTCTCACTCACCGCTCCCACAAGAACTTGAACAAAGTTTGAGAACCCAATTTCCCCATCTGAACAACCCAAAAGTTCTCTCCTCGCTGACCCAAGCCATCCCCACCTCTTTCTTCCAGACCCAATTCCTCCTCAAAGCGTTGGGTCCCCGACCTGACCCGGATGCTGTGTCCACGGCACGAATCAAGATGACCCAGGTCCAAGAATCGGGTGAGGTGGACAAGGAGGTGGAGATATACAAGGCGGTGGTGAGAATGGAGGAGATGCACGAGGAGTATGCGAGGCAGTTGAGGGAAGCTGAGGATAGGCTTGTTGGGATTTATAGGAATGCTGTGGGCGAATTTGAGAATGATGAAGTGAATGGGGAGGTTGTTGCGATACTGAAAGCAGCAGAGAGTGGTAGTGTTGTGGAAAACGTGGATCTTTCTGGGCGGCAATTGAGGCTATTTCCTGAGGCTTTTGGTAGGCTTCATGGGTTGCTTCTGCTCAATCTCTCTCACAATCAGCTAGAG GTCATTCCTGATTCAATCGCGGGACTTGTGAAACTTGAGGAGCTTGATGTTTCTTCCAACCTTCTTGTCTCACTGCCTGACTCTGTTGGATTGTTGCGAAATCTTAAGGTCCTAAATGTGTCAGGAAACAAGTTGAATGCTCTCCCTGAAAGTGTTGCTCTTTGCAG TTCTTTGGTGGACTTAGATGCTAGTTTTAACAACTTGATGTCTTTACCAACAAATATTGGGTATGGGCTGGTGAATCTTGAAAGGCTTTCAATCCAGCTGAATAAGATCCGTTTTCTTCCACCAtctatttgtgaaatgaagtctTTGAGATACTTGGATGTTCATTTCAATGAGCTTCGTGGCCTGCCACTTGCAATTGGGAGATTAACAAATCTTGAGGTCCTGAACTTAAGCAGCAATTTCAGTGACTTGACTGAACTTCCTGAAACAATTGGTGATCTAACTAACCTGACAGAGCTCAATCTGAGCAACAACCAAATTCGAGCTCTTCCCCATACATTTGGTAGGCTTGAAAATCTGAACAAGCTCAACTTGGATGAAAATCCACTCATAATTCCTCCGAAGGAGATAGTGCACAAGGGCGTTCAAGCTATCAGGGAGTTCATGCAAAAGGGGTGGCTCAATATGTTAGCAGAGGAACAACAGAGGACAATGCAGGAGTCAAATCAGCAACAAGCTCAAACTGGATGGCTGGCATGGGGCACTTCCATGTTGAATAACTTTGTGTCTGGGGTTTCTGAAAGTGTTTCAGGATATATAGGAGGGACAAAAGCTCCACGGGATCCATATCTGGACCAGCAGTTATGA
- the LOC110647764 gene encoding uncharacterized protein LOC110647764 yields the protein MQHDEVIWQVIRHNHCSFMAKITTGNFCRNPYNVTGICNRSSCPLANSRYATIRDHDGVFYLYMKTIERAHKPNELWERVKLPRNYEKALEIIDKHLTYWPKLLVHKVKQRLTKMTQMRIRMRKLALKTREKIMTTPRKLAKREARREEKAEKAALLDKSIEKELLERLKKGVYGDIYNYPADKYNQLLDMDELQVAGEEEEEEPEVEYVEGYDDLEEEDDIEDFGDLGINGSLAFDDDNVGLDDDDAEGTEKVDHKRGRKESDLASRKLEKDESGAKLKKKGRVLVEVEHEDASERHKAVH from the exons ATGCAGCACGATGAGGTTATATGGCAGGTTATCAGGCACAATCACTGCAGTTTCATGGCCAA AATCACGACTGGGAATTTCTGTAGAAACCCATACAATGTGACGGGGATTTGTAACCGAAGTTCTTGCCCTCTCGCTAACAGTCGATATGCCACCATTCGTGATCATGATG GAGTTTTCTATCTATATATGAAGACAATAGAAAGGGCTCATAAACCCAATGAATTGTGGGAAAGAGTTAAGCTTCCCAGAAATTATGAAAAGGCTCTTGAGATTATTGATAAACACTTG ACTTATTGGCCTAAGTTGCTCGTACACAAAGTAAAGCAACGGCTAACCAAAATGACTCAGATGCGCATTCGTATGAGGAAGCTTGCTTTGAAGACAAG GGAAAAGATAATGACAACGCCAAGAAAACTGGCAAAAAGGGAGGCTCGAAGAGAGGAAAAGGCAGAAAAAGCAGCCTTGTTGGATAAG AGCATCGAAAAAGAATTGCTAGAACGCCTTAAGAAAGGAGTTTATGGTGACATATACAATTATCCTGCCGATAAATACAATCAACTACTAGATATGGATGAACTGCAGGTTGCGGGTGAAGAAGAGGAAGAG GAACCTGAGGTCGAATATGTTGAGGGCTATGATGACCTTGAAGAGGAAGATGATATAGAAGATTTTGGTGACCTTGGAATCAATGGCTCCCTTGCATTTGATGATGATAATG TTGGATTGGATGACGATGATGCTGAGGGGACAGAAAAAGTTGATCACAAGAGAGGGAGAAAAGAATCTGATCTGGCTTCAAGAAAGCTTGAGAAAGATGAATCTGGTGCTAAATTGAAGAAAAAAGGAAGGGTACTTGTAGAG GTTGAGCATGAAGATGCTTCTGAAAGACACAAAGCAGTCCATTGA
- the LOC131169688 gene encoding protein PAL OF QUIRKY-like, whose product MVGPSLDNTSNRHLKPPSSSSTATTIKFLCSYGGKIIPRYPDGKLRYHGGETRVLAVDRSISFSELLLKLGELCGTRVSLRCQLPKEDLDALVSITSDEDLANLIEEYDRAATPKIRAFLFMPKKISSPLSSSSSSSSSSSSSSPSNSYAATVGSAVSTSTPRCYHQFPKPVAYPVKKIIPHPYYGYHVYGNPSHAYMVHNGRHWQ is encoded by the exons ATGGTCGGACCTTCCCTTGACAACACCTCAAACCGCCACCTCAAACCGCCGTCCTCCTCTTCCACCGCTACCACCATCAAGTTCCTTTGCAGCTACGGGGGCAAGATCATTCCCCGTTATCCTGACGGCAAACTCCGTTATCATGGTGGAGAAACTCGCGTTCTCGCCGTTGACCGCTCCATTTCCTTCTCTG AGCTGTTGTTGAAGCTTGGGGAGTTGTGTGGGACGAGAGTGAGTCTCCGTTGTCAGTTGCCAAAAGAGGATCTAGACGCTCTGGTATCGATCACCTCCGATGAGGATCTAGCTAATCTCATCGAGGAATACGATCGAGCTGCAACCCCAAAGATCAGGGCCTTCCTTTTCATGCCTAAAAAAATCTCTTCTCCTCTTTCCTCTTCGTCGTCATCGTCGTCgtcttcttcatcatcatcaccatCTAATAGCTATGCTGCCACTGTTGGTTCAGCGGTTTCAACTTCTACACCGAGATGCTACCATCAGTTCCCGAAGCCGGTAGCGTATCCCGTGAAGAAGATCATTCCTCATCCTTACTATGGTTACCATGTTTATGGAAACCCTAGCCATGCCTACATGGTTCACAACGGGCGTCATTGGCAATAG